The genomic stretch GTCCACCCGCGCGCGCGAGTACCAGAATCAGTTTGAAGAGCTGGAAAAACAGATTTCCGATTACAAGGACCAGATAGCCGGGGTGTCGCAGAAACTCTCGGACGAGCAGACACTCCGCCAGGAACTGGAGAAAGCCCTGGTCGCCGCCAACGTCGCCGCCCAGAAAACCGAAGAGGAAATGCAGGCCGCGCTGGACCAGAACACCCTGCTGGATAAGGCCAAGGCCAATATCGCGGCGGACAAGGCGCGCCTTGCCCAGGAATTCCAGCAGACGCAGGCCGAAAAGGCCGAGCTTACCTTCAAGATGTTCAAGGCGCAGCAGCAGTCGCAGGAGCTGTTCAGGCAGACGCAGGTTCTCAACCAGATGCTGGCCCAGATGAACGACAAGGCCGCGCATGACGCCCGGTATATGGAGGAACTGAGGGCCATGATAGAACAGTTCCGCCGGCGCGAGCAGGCGGTCGTAACCGCCAACAGCCAGCTGCGCGCAATGCTTTCCGACGAAATAGACAAGGCTGCCGTGATGGAATCCGGACTAAAGGGAATTCTGATGCGCGAGGTTGCCGCCGCGGCGGAGCTCAAGCGCCGGCTGGATCGCTACGACGCCATCGCCAAGACCGCCATAAGCCGGCTGAAGTGGACGCTTTTCGGCAAGGGCTGACCCCCCCGTTTTATGCCCAGAGCCCTGAAATATATTATTTTAGCCGCCACTGCGGCGGCGCTGCTGTCCAACCGCTCGTTCCGCAAAATGGCCGGCAATTATTCCGAAATGCGCCGCCTCAAATCGCAGGAGACGCGTCTTGACGCAGAGCGCGCCAGCCTCAATGCCGAGAAGGCGCGGCTGCTGAATGTCTCGGACGATTATGTGGAGCGGCTGGCCCGCAAGGACCTCAACCTCGTCCGCAAGGGCGAGATGGAGTTCCGCTTCGTCCCGCCGGCGCATTAACGACATGCTCATCAAACAGCTAAAGCTCGGCCTGATGGCCAATTTCAGCTATATCGTCGCGGAAAAGGAAGGCGGCGATTGCGTCCTGATAGACCCTTCCTGGGATATAAAGGCCATACTCGCCGCGGCGGAGGCGGCCAGTCTCAGCATCAAGGCCGCTTTTCTGACTCACGGCCACTTTGACCATTCAAAACGGATAGACGCGCTGCTTAAAACAACTCCGGTTTATGTGGAGGAAAGCGACCTCTCTTTCCTGGAAGCCGACGGAAAACTTTTCAGGACATTCAGGGGCGACTCGGTTTTTTCGCCGGCGGGCTTTGAAATCCGCGCTCTTCACACTCCGGGCCACAGCCCCGGCTGCGTCTGCTATCTGGTTGGCGGCAATCTCTTCACCGGCGACACGCTTTTCGCGGGCGCGGTAGGCCGGGTTGACCTGCCCGGCTCGGATCCGCGGCTGATGGGGGAGAGCCTGCGCAGACTCGCCCGCCTCCCGCCGGAGACCGCCGTCTACCCCGGCCACGCCTACGGCGAAACCGACTCCTCCACCATCGGCGAGCAGCTGCGCGAAAACATTTACATGCAGAACGCCGCGCGATGAGCCGCTTTGCATTGGTCACCGATTTTGACGGCACGGTTACCACCCGGGATGTGGGGGATTTTATTTGCCTCCGTTTCGGGGTTGCGACGGCGGAGGATATAGAGCTTTCATACGCCGCCGGCGTCTGCGTGCAGGACTGGGTGAAAAAATTCTTCGGCAGGCTGCGGCGCGGCCCGGACGAGGTGCGCAGCCTCGTCCTGGGAAAAATCAGGATGCGGGCGGGTTTTGCGGAGGCTGCGCGCCTGTTGGCGCAAAACGGCGCGCCGGTTGAAATAACCAGCGGCGGGCTGGATATTTACATCAAGCCGCTGCTGGAGAAATGGGGCGCGCCGGATATTAAATTGTTTTGCGGCGCGGCGCGTTACGGCAAAAACGGCTACCGTGTCCGCTATCCCTGGAAAATGAAGCTGGACGATTTGAAGGCTTCCCGCGTGCGGTTTCACCGGCGGCGGGGGAGGAAAGTGATATTCTGCGGCGACGCGGCGTCGGATTTCAGGGCCGCCCGCGCCGCCGATATTGTGTTCGCGCGCGGCAGGCTGCTGGAAATGTGCCGCGCCGCAGGGGTGAAAGCCGCGCCGCTGGAGAGTTTTTCGGCTGTGGCGGAGGCTGCCGGGCTTGTCCGGCGGGATGGTTCGGGGCGGCGGGCCCAAACCGGCGCGCGGTGCCAAAGCCGCGGAAAAACCGCGAAGGCGGGCGCGCGCTGATATGCACCCGTATCTGTTTTCAATCGGCGATTTCCGGCTGGCCTCCTACGGCGCGTTCGCGGCGGCGGGATACCTGGCCGCGATGGTGTACGCGCGCTATAACGCGC from Elusimicrobiales bacterium encodes the following:
- a CDS encoding septum formation initiator family protein → MPRALKYIILAATAAALLSNRSFRKMAGNYSEMRRLKSQETRLDAERASLNAEKARLLNVSDDYVERLARKDLNLVRKGEMEFRFVPPAH
- a CDS encoding MBL fold metallo-hydrolase; translated protein: MLIKQLKLGLMANFSYIVAEKEGGDCVLIDPSWDIKAILAAAEAASLSIKAAFLTHGHFDHSKRIDALLKTTPVYVEESDLSFLEADGKLFRTFRGDSVFSPAGFEIRALHTPGHSPGCVCYLVGGNLFTGDTLFAGAVGRVDLPGSDPRLMGESLRRLARLPPETAVYPGHAYGETDSSTIGEQLRENIYMQNAAR
- a CDS encoding HAD-IB family phosphatase: MSRFALVTDFDGTVTTRDVGDFICLRFGVATAEDIELSYAAGVCVQDWVKKFFGRLRRGPDEVRSLVLGKIRMRAGFAEAARLLAQNGAPVEITSGGLDIYIKPLLEKWGAPDIKLFCGAARYGKNGYRVRYPWKMKLDDLKASRVRFHRRRGRKVIFCGDAASDFRAARAADIVFARGRLLEMCRAAGVKAAPLESFSAVAEAAGLVRRDGSGRRAQTGARCQSRGKTAKAGAR